The Pleurodeles waltl isolate 20211129_DDA chromosome 6, aPleWal1.hap1.20221129, whole genome shotgun sequence genome has a segment encoding these proteins:
- the LOC138301811 gene encoding uncharacterized protein gives MRPQPEYPGVRPQPEHPAMRSQPEHPRVKPQPEHPAMRPQPEYPGVRPQPEHPAMRSQPEYPGVRHQPEHPAMRPQPEYPGVRHQPEHPAMRPQPEHPAIRSQPEYPGVRPQPEHPAMRPQPEYPGVRPQPDHPAMRPQPMHLAVRPQPEHPRGRPQLEHPAMRPQPEYPGVRPQPEHPAMRPHSKHLAMRPQPEYPRVRPQPEHPAMRPQPEHPRVRPQPEHPAMRPQPEHPAMGPGPEHPAMRLQPEYPGVSSQPEHPAMRPHSEHPGVIPQPEHPLMRP, from the coding sequence ATGAGACCCCAGCCAGAGTATCCTGGAGTGAGACCCCAGCCAGAGCACCCTGCAATGAGATCCCAGCCAGAGCATCCTCGAGTGAAACCCCAGCCAGAGCACCCTGCAATGAGACCCCAGCCAGAGTATCCTGGAGTGAGACCCCAGCCAGAGCACCCTGCAATGAGATCCCAGCCAGAGTATCCTGGAGTGAGACATCAGCCAGAGCACCCTGCAATGAGACCCCAGCCAGAGTATCCTGGAGTGAGACATCAGCCTGAGCACCCTGCAATGAGACCCCAGCCAGAGCACCCTGCAATAAGATCCCAGCCAGAGTATCCTGGAGTGAGACCCCAGCCAGAGCACCCTGCAATGAGACCCCAGCCAGAGTATCCTGGAGTGAGACCCCAGCCAGACCACCCTGCAATGAGACCCCAGCCAATGCACCTGGCAGTGAGACCCCAGCCAGAGCATCCTCGAGGGAGACCCCAACTAGAGCATCCTGCAATGAGACCCCAGCCAGAGTATCCTGGAGTGAGACCTCAGCCAGAGCACCCTGCAATGAGACCCCACTCAAAGCACCTGGCAATGAGACCCCAGCCAGAGTATCCTCGAGTGAGACCCCAGCCAGAGCATCCTGCAATGAGACCCCAGCCAGAGCATCCTCGAGTGAGACCCCAGCCAGAGCATCCTGCAATGAGACCCCAGCCAGAGCACCCTGCAATGGGACCCGGGCCAGAGCACCCTGCTATGAGACTCCAGCCAGAGTATCCTGGAGTGAGTTCCCAGCCAGAGCATCCTGCAATGAGACCCCATTCAGAGCATCCTGGAGTGATACCCCAGCCAGAGCATCCTTTAATGAGACCCTAG